A part of Thermococcus sp. SY098 genomic DNA contains:
- a CDS encoding ABC transporter ATP-binding protein → MDTPIIEVRDLKVYFPVKKGIFGRTYYVKAVDGVSFEIPEEGIFTLVGESGCGKTTVGRTIVGVVKPTAGKILYKGKDTSSLSKEEYLEYRRNVQIVHQDPYSALNPTKTVFQSLAAPLKRWGIAKSRNELREKVSELLELVGLNPPGEFINKYPHQLSGGQRQRVVIARAISVNPDVIVADEPITMIDVSLRIGILDLLLKLKEEVGTSYLFITHDFGAARYFSAKGGGSIAVMYLGKIVEVAAAEEVIQNPLHPYTKALISSVPVADPELSRKRKPLKLKSLDIPSPLNPPSGCKFHTRCPYSKDICSKVEPELKEVSPGHYVACHLYQG, encoded by the coding sequence TTGGACACACCTATAATAGAAGTGAGGGATCTGAAGGTCTACTTTCCTGTGAAGAAGGGCATTTTTGGTAGGACTTATTATGTCAAAGCAGTGGATGGGGTGAGTTTTGAGATACCTGAGGAGGGAATTTTCACACTTGTTGGAGAATCTGGATGTGGGAAAACAACAGTTGGAAGAACCATTGTGGGGGTAGTAAAGCCAACAGCGGGGAAGATACTTTACAAAGGAAAAGACACATCCAGTCTCTCCAAGGAGGAATATCTGGAGTATAGGAGAAATGTTCAAATTGTACATCAGGATCCTTACTCCGCATTAAATCCAACAAAGACAGTATTTCAAAGTCTTGCTGCCCCTCTGAAAAGATGGGGAATTGCAAAGTCAAGGAATGAATTAAGAGAAAAAGTGTCTGAACTCTTGGAGTTGGTTGGTTTAAACCCCCCGGGAGAATTTATAAATAAGTACCCACACCAGCTCAGTGGTGGTCAGAGGCAGAGGGTTGTTATTGCAAGGGCCATTAGTGTCAATCCAGATGTTATAGTGGCGGATGAACCTATCACAATGATTGATGTATCGCTGAGAATTGGAATACTGGATCTGCTACTAAAGCTGAAGGAGGAAGTTGGAACATCCTATCTCTTTATAACACATGATTTTGGGGCAGCTCGGTATTTTTCGGCAAAGGGTGGAGGTTCAATTGCAGTCATGTACCTCGGAAAAATCGTAGAGGTAGCGGCGGCTGAGGAGGTTATTCAGAATCCGCTGCATCCATATACCAAGGCTCTGATATCTTCGGTTCCTGTGGCAGATCCAGAACTCTCAAGAAAAAGGAAGCCATTGAAGCTCAAAAGTCTGGATATCCCAAGCCCATTAAATCCACCAAGCGGATGCAAGTTTCATACCAGGTGTCCGTATTCAAAAGACATTTGCAGTAAGGTCGAACCAGAATTAAAGGAGGTCAGCCCTGGACACTATGTAGCATGTCATCTGTATCAGGGGTGA
- a CDS encoding type I phosphomannose isomerase catalytic subunit, with translation MFEFIEHSGDVIKKVWGTETWIFSAHPENPSVVEVGDKEYNFLDLLKKHKEYIFGNIECSDFPILVKIIDPNETLSVQVHPSEEDAKKLGENDHGKEEAWVVLSDRGFVYLGFEGDFSEVEEDVIKKMHRVDVKRLDAINIPSGTLHALGAGTKVLEVSTNSNITYRVYDFGRGRELHLDKAKKVVKKRSLDELLLGSIRDKPLNTEFFRIEYLHLKGSKEFLVDSFVIIVCTAGKANITGKQEKTYIDSTKHVLVPGSIGRFVVEGNAELFIISPGKQCAK, from the coding sequence ATGTTCGAGTTTATAGAGCACTCTGGAGACGTTATAAAAAAGGTATGGGGCACTGAAACCTGGATTTTTTCAGCACATCCAGAGAATCCATCGGTTGTTGAGGTGGGAGATAAGGAGTACAATTTTTTGGATTTGTTGAAAAAACATAAAGAGTACATATTTGGCAATATTGAATGTTCCGATTTCCCAATTCTTGTAAAAATAATAGACCCAAATGAAACTCTAAGTGTTCAGGTTCATCCATCGGAGGAAGACGCTAAAAAGCTTGGAGAAAATGATCATGGAAAGGAAGAAGCGTGGGTAGTTCTCTCGGACAGGGGTTTTGTATATTTGGGTTTTGAGGGCGATTTTTCTGAAGTGGAAGAAGATGTTATCAAAAAGATGCACAGGGTGGATGTTAAAAGACTGGATGCAATAAACATCCCATCCGGAACATTGCATGCATTAGGTGCAGGTACAAAAGTGCTTGAAGTATCTACAAACTCGAACATCACATACAGGGTATATGACTTTGGCAGGGGAAGGGAGCTGCATCTTGATAAAGCGAAAAAGGTTGTAAAGAAAAGAAGCCTGGATGAATTGCTGCTGGGTTCAATAAGGGATAAACCTCTGAATACAGAATTTTTCAGAATTGAGTATCTGCATTTGAAGGGATCCAAAGAGTTCTTAGTTGATTCATTTGTAATTATTGTATGCACTGCCGGAAAAGCAAACATTACGGGGAAGCAGGAAAAAACCTACATAGACAGCACAAAGCATGTGCTTGTTCCGGGCTCAATTGGCAGATTTGTAGTTGAGGGAAATGCTGAGCTTTTCATAATAAGTCCCGGAAAACAGTGTGCAAAATAG
- a CDS encoding alpha-mannosidase, whose translation MKIKHLEAYKAKEMVVMKEKIIYFLPHTHWDREWYLPFQIFRARLLHVIDVLLEMLEKFPEFKFNLDGQVIALEDYLEIEKDPQKTETLFSMIRNGRVSVGPFYVLPDEFLISGETFIRNFLIAQRVLEELSLPSMKVAYLPDMFGHSAYVPTLIRGLGMDSVLIWRGVGDKCRDTEFIWRGPDGSEVLCINIIRGYWNLGVPPSDYHEFKRMVEKEVEFLFKHSPSGHILLMAGNDHRFPFPLLPDFVRKLNSEGLKCKIVTLDEYVQILQRMELSLKKIEGEMRDPKYAPILKDVASARIHLKQRSHLIEKELVSIVEPLSAIAYIYSLPLGSVLDLLFYAWKLFLKTLPHDDICGCSIDQVHKEMEVLQDQVLQLIKVIKLELVNKIAGTLVKNGTENGNLQLFVFSPFERKTKTVVEKELYMPEELPENLLERLVVMEKGKKLPTVVEYIQERVFDGIQALSNTFEEEYIARFLTEEAPPQLKKGKVVKIKFEAELPPMGFKTFNIEFDSGILRPKEISKNVIETAFLKVNVNEDGTLTIEDRRTGRMYRNLFFLEDAEDVGDEYNYSPSKNPEIITTLGQKAKIKRITEDSIGFSVEVEHELRLPQSFDFERERRSEKKVSMPVNITYIIYKRSPRVDIKIEFENIAKDHRLRVHIPLPVHVETNMSDDYFGIVTRPNKIEIPEDLSQYSEVPESRYPMQNFVYIADDTGGVAISTRGLKEYETIQKDGEVEVALTLLRSVGMLSRPGLLTRSEDAGPSFLTPEAQCLGNHIAEFSVWFTDKHDLIEAYNFSRRYQIFPPVFSIGGIRETEISLLSLEPECLILSSFKVSEDGDGTIIRFYNVKDMDVNATVKLGWVPKEVWLANMAEKPIKKIKTNGNIIKLKVGANEVITLKVV comes from the coding sequence GTGAAAATTAAGCATTTGGAAGCCTACAAAGCAAAGGAGATGGTTGTCATGAAAGAAAAGATAATTTATTTTCTTCCTCACACACATTGGGATAGAGAATGGTATCTGCCTTTTCAGATATTTAGGGCAAGACTCCTTCATGTAATAGACGTGCTTTTAGAGATGCTTGAGAAATTTCCAGAATTCAAGTTTAATCTGGATGGTCAGGTAATAGCCCTTGAGGACTACTTGGAGATCGAAAAGGATCCTCAGAAAACTGAAACCTTATTTTCAATGATTCGCAATGGAAGGGTATCAGTAGGGCCATTTTATGTTCTTCCAGATGAGTTCCTAATTTCTGGGGAAACTTTTATCAGAAACTTCCTCATTGCACAGAGAGTTTTAGAGGAACTGTCTTTACCTTCAATGAAAGTTGCATATCTCCCTGATATGTTTGGGCATTCTGCGTATGTGCCGACTTTAATAAGAGGGCTTGGGATGGATTCCGTTCTTATATGGCGTGGTGTGGGAGATAAATGTCGTGATACAGAGTTTATATGGAGGGGACCAGATGGAAGCGAGGTTCTTTGCATAAACATAATAAGGGGCTATTGGAATTTAGGAGTTCCCCCCAGTGATTACCATGAATTTAAGAGAATGGTGGAAAAAGAAGTTGAGTTTCTGTTCAAACACTCTCCGAGCGGTCACATACTTTTAATGGCAGGAAACGATCATAGATTCCCCTTTCCCCTGTTACCAGACTTCGTTAGAAAGTTGAATTCAGAGGGCTTAAAGTGTAAAATTGTAACCCTCGATGAATATGTTCAAATTTTGCAGAGAATGGAACTCAGCTTGAAGAAGATAGAGGGAGAAATGCGTGATCCGAAATATGCTCCAATACTTAAGGATGTTGCTTCAGCTCGTATCCATCTTAAGCAGAGGAGTCATCTAATAGAAAAAGAACTTGTGAGTATCGTCGAGCCACTGAGTGCCATTGCATATATTTATAGTCTGCCCTTGGGTTCAGTTTTAGACCTGTTGTTCTATGCATGGAAGCTCTTTTTGAAAACACTTCCCCATGATGACATATGTGGATGCAGCATTGACCAGGTTCACAAGGAAATGGAGGTGCTCCAAGATCAGGTTCTTCAGCTCATTAAAGTCATAAAATTAGAGCTTGTGAATAAGATAGCAGGGACATTAGTGAAAAATGGGACAGAAAATGGAAATCTTCAGCTTTTTGTATTCTCACCCTTTGAAAGGAAAACAAAAACGGTAGTTGAGAAAGAACTCTACATGCCTGAAGAACTTCCGGAGAATTTACTTGAACGATTAGTGGTCATGGAAAAGGGGAAAAAACTGCCGACAGTTGTTGAATACATACAAGAGAGGGTCTTTGATGGAATACAGGCTTTGAGTAATACATTTGAGGAAGAGTACATTGCAAGATTTCTCACGGAGGAGGCACCTCCTCAGCTGAAAAAAGGAAAAGTTGTAAAAATCAAATTTGAGGCGGAGCTTCCGCCAATGGGCTTCAAAACATTTAATATTGAATTTGACAGCGGAATCCTTAGACCAAAGGAGATATCAAAGAATGTCATAGAAACAGCATTCCTTAAAGTTAACGTCAATGAAGATGGCACGTTAACAATTGAAGACAGGAGAACAGGTAGGATGTACAGAAACCTCTTCTTCCTTGAAGATGCAGAAGATGTGGGCGACGAGTACAACTACTCTCCCTCAAAAAATCCTGAAATAATAACAACTCTTGGACAGAAGGCTAAAATTAAACGCATAACGGAAGATTCTATTGGATTTTCCGTGGAGGTTGAACATGAACTTAGACTGCCACAATCTTTTGACTTTGAGAGGGAAAGAAGATCCGAGAAGAAAGTCTCAATGCCTGTTAATATTACATACATAATTTACAAGAGGAGTCCAAGGGTTGACATTAAAATTGAATTTGAAAATATCGCAAAGGATCATAGACTGAGGGTGCATATTCCACTTCCAGTGCATGTGGAAACAAATATGTCAGATGATTATTTTGGTATAGTGACAAGGCCCAACAAGATTGAGATTCCGGAGGATCTTTCTCAGTATTCTGAAGTCCCTGAGTCAAGGTACCCAATGCAGAACTTTGTTTACATCGCGGATGATACTGGTGGGGTTGCTATATCTACAAGAGGGCTTAAAGAATATGAAACAATACAGAAAGATGGGGAAGTTGAAGTTGCTCTTACATTGCTGAGAAGCGTTGGTATGCTCTCCAGACCAGGACTACTAACTCGGAGTGAGGATGCAGGTCCCTCATTTTTAACACCTGAGGCACAGTGTCTGGGAAACCATATTGCAGAATTTTCAGTATGGTTTACAGATAAGCATGACTTGATTGAAGCTTACAATTTTTCCAGAAGGTATCAGATTTTTCCTCCGGTATTTTCCATTGGAGGAATAAGGGAAACGGAGATTTCACTCTTAAGTTTAGAGCCAGAATGCCTTATTTTGAGTTCATTTAAAGTATCTGAAGATGGAGATGGTACTATAATCCGATTTTATAATGTGAAAGACATGGATGTTAATGCAACTGTAAAACTGGGATGGGTTCCTAAAGAGGTTTGGCTTGCAAACATGGCAGAGAAACCAATCAAAAAGATCAAAACCAATGGAAATATCATTAAATTAAAAGTCGGAGCGAATGAGGTAATAACTCTCAAGGTAGTTTAA